In Natranaerobius thermophilus JW/NM-WN-LF, the genomic stretch GAAACAAAACTTGGGAGTGTATCTTGACTCATAGCGCCCACAATGATTTTTCCTTTTAACGATTTATCTTTACCTAGGTAAAGAGCTTCACCAGCTAAAATTTTAACAAGTGATTCGGACTCAAAAGAAATTGGTCCTAAAAAATCTTTTTCAAGATCGTCCATAATTTTAGCAGCTAAGTCTCCCATAGTGACTAGACCTTGCAGGCGCTCGTGTTGATCAACTACTGGAAACGACTTGGATTCTTTATTTTTTAACAAAGAATTAATCTCTTTAACTGTGGTATCTGGGTTAATAGTTACAGGTTCCTCAGTAAGCATGTCAGATACACGTGAATGAATATCTTTTATTAGTGGAGGGTGTTCAACCTCAAGATGATTTAATACGAACTCTGTTTCTTTATTTATTTCTCCTGCTCTTGCACCCTGAAATTGATGTTCGTTACTAACTTTATTCTTAAAATTACTGTAAGCCAAAGCTGAACAAATTGAGTCTGTATCAGGTTTTTTATGACCCAAAAAAAATATAGGTCTGTCCTTATAGTAAGATCGGTTCATGGTCTCACTCCTAACGAGTTAAACATACCGTATTGTAAATCATATACATTAAGTCTAACATAAATTTTAGTTATTTTTAACTAAAATAGACTTGGATATAAAGAATATAAATTTGTTTTTGCAAAGATTTCTTGTTGGCACTGACAAATTGAGATATAATAAATCATGCATGCAATTAAAACATAAAATATTCATTTGAAATATTTAAAGAAATGGGGGATAAGCTATGGAAATTTTTCGCCAGAAAATAGCAGAGTTACTGCTGGAAGAAACCGGGCTTGATCTTGAGGACATTAAAGAAAACGTTGAAGTTCCCCCGGACCGTAACCTGGGAGATTTTGCCTTTCCTTGTTTTAAACTGGCCAAGATAAAGAAAAAAAATCCAGCTCAAATTGCATCGGAAATAGTTGAAAATATTGAAGCAGGAGAATACTTTTCAGCTATAGAAGCTACAGGTCCATATATTAATTTCACCTGTAATCTTGAAAAATTAAACCAGGACACCTTAGAAAGGATTTATACCCAAGGCCGTGGATACGGAAAATCTTCTGAAGGGGATGGGAAAACAGTAGTTATCGACTTTTCATCACCAAATATAGCCAAACCTTTTGGATTTGGTCACCTTCGTTCTACTGTTATTGGCAATTCCCTGGCAAATGTTTATGAGACCTTAGGGTATAATGTGGAAAGAATTAATCATTTAGGAGACTGGGGAACTCAGTTTGGCAATTTGATTGCCGCATATTTGAAATGGGGAAACGAACAAGAGTTAGAAAAAGACCCCATTGAATATTTATATGATTTGTATGTCAAGTTTCATGAAGAAATGGAAGAAGACCCGTCTTTGAAAGATGAAGGAAGGGAATGGTTTAGAAAGCTTGAGGAAGGCGATGAGACGGCGGAAAAGCTTTGGGAATGGTTTAGAGAAATGAGTTTAAAAGATTTTGAACGTATTTACCGTAAACTTGGAGTTAAGTTTGATAGTAACAAAGGTGAAGCTTTTTACAATGATAAGTTGGAAGACACCATAGAAACCATCAAAGATTCTGGAATCGCTACTTATAGTCAAGGTGCATTAATTGTAGATTTAAACGAAGAAAATTTACCACCTTGTTTATTAAAGAAACAAGATGGTGCCACATTATACATTACTAGAGATTTAACTGCAGCCTTCTATCGATACGAAAACTATCAATTTGATAAAGCTCTATATGTAGTGGGAGCTGATCAGGAACTGCATTTTAACCAAATGTTCAATGTTCTAAAGAAAATGGGTTGTGATTGGGCTGAAAATATGGAGCATGTACCCTTTGGGTTAATTAGATTCCAAGATAGGAAAATGTCTACTCGCAAAGGAAATATGGTTTACTTAGAAGACGTTCTTGAAAAAGCAAAACAACTGGCCCTTGAAACTATTAGAGAAAAGAACCCTGAATTAGATAATCAAGAAGATATTGCAGAAATGGTGGGAGTAGGAGCTGTAATTTTTGGTGACCTAAGCAATGACAGGGTTAAAGAAGTGAATTTTGATTGGGATAAAATTTTAGACTTCAATGGAGAAACAGCACCTTATTTACAATATACACATGCGCGAATTTGTAGTGTATTGAAAAAAGCTGATATTACGCCAGAGTATGACAAAGACATAGTTAAGCACTTGCAGTCAGACTATGAAAAGAATGTGATTCAGTTGTTGGCTGGATTCACAGATGCTTTAAAACGAACTAGGGATGCCAACAAACCTCATATACTAGCCAGGTATCTGCTGGATTTAGGTAGAGAATTCAACCGTTTTTATAACCATTGCCCTATCTTGAATGAAACCGAAGAAGTAAAACAGGCTCGATTAATACTCATTGATGCTGTGAGACAGGTTTTAGCTAATGGCCTAGGTATTATGGGTATTAAAGCTCCTGAAGCAATGTAAATTAGTGATGGGAGGTGGAAACATTGATTACTTTTGAAAATTCCGGTCAGGATAATACAAATCGAGCTTTAGAGTTAGCTGTAGAGCGTGGAAAAGAGCTAGGAGTAACAGATTATATTGTGGCCTCGAATAACGGTGATACTGCATTAATACTTGCCGATCTCTTAAAAGATCAGGAAGCAAATATTAATTGTGTTACTCATCATGTAGGTTTCAAAGAACCTGGTCAGGATGAAATGTCCCAGGAAAACAGAGAAAAATTATCTAATCAAGGAATTTCTGTATTAACTACTACCCATTTATTTGCTAATATTGAAAGAGCTGTAACCAATGAATTCGGTGGCTTATATCCTGGTGGAATTGTTTCAGCAACTTTAAGATGTTTTGGACAGGGAGTAAAAGTAACTTTTGAAATCTCTACCATGGCATTAGATGCTGGTTTGATTCCCTATGGAAAGAAAGTGATTGCCATAGGAGGCAGTGGTCGGGGAGCTGATTCTGCCGTGGTTATTACTCCAGCTCATGGCAAAGACTTTTTTAAGACATCTCTACATGAAATAATTTGTAAGCCAGCTTTATAGTGAAATAAATATAGTGAAATAAACATATTAACTAGTTCGAAATGGATTAATACCTGCTGTCTTGGAAATATTATGATAGCAGGTATTTTTTGTTTGTCTGTGTTAAACACAAAATTCGTTCAATAGAAAAGTTCAACTAGCAACAACAGAGTATAAAGAACTTTTGTTTATTAAGTTGTAAAATATTAAATACGATTAACCAGGGAGGAAAGGGTATTGCAGTTCAAATCACTTAGTTTAATGATTTTTAAAGTTCTACCCTTTGTAAATCGGGAATTAAATTACTGGTACGATGTGATTTCCAATGCCTCTAGTGATTTTTTAAGTGAACAAGGACAATTAAGCATTAAATTTAAAAAATTTCACTGTCAGGGTGGAAGTGTCTATTCACTATACAAAGGAAGTTTCGACGAGGATGTGGCTCGATTTATTGTAGCTTTTCAAACAATCAGCGATTATCTTGATAATTTGTGCGATCGTTCTGGTATTTATGAAGAAAGAAGTTTTGCAAAACTACATCAAGCAATGCTTGATATTTTTAATACTGATGAAGTCAATTTGTCAGTTTCAGGAGAAGGATATTATAAATATTATCCTCATACAGATGATGACAGTTATCTGATCAATTTAGTACAGACTTGTAGACAGGAATTAAGTAAATTTAAAGAAATTGACTTAGTTAGAGATGACTTGTATTTCTATACCAAGCTCTACACAGAATTACAAATTTACAAGCATCTAGAACTAGATAAAAGAGAATCCAAGTTAAAGTCCTGGCATGAGCATTATACCACTAAATTGAATAGTGCTGGAAATTTATACTGGTGGGAATTTGCCAGTGCATCTGGTTCTACATTATTGATTTTTGCTTTAATTGCTTTGATGTCTAAAAATTACGATGAAACCTCACACCGGTCAATTTTGAACTGTTATTTTCCTTGGATTTGTGGACTTCATATTTTACTTGATTATTTAATTGATCAAGAGGAGGATTATCGAGAACAAGATCTAAATTTTGTGTTTTTTTATCCTAATAAAGAAATGATGTTGACAAGATTAAAGTACTTTGTCAACAAGTCCTTAGAATCCATTAAAGAGTTACCAAATGCTGATTTTCATAAAATGGTAGTAAAAGGGTTACTGGCTCTGTACCTATCAGATCCTAAAATTGAAAGTCAGGGAATGGAATTATTGCGAAATGACCTGCTTTCAACTGGAGGTAGTGATACATTAATGTTATATAAAGTCTGTAAATCACTTAGAAGAGTAGGAGTAATCTAGATTTAATTTATTATTACTTAGGCGCTGTTATATTTAGTTGTTGATACTCTTTACATTTTCAAAATACAACTTAATACAGCCATTTACAATTTCAGATTTCGGCGGTGACTGATTGTAGTTTGTTTACACGCTGTAAAAGTTGACTTTTCATAGAAAACAAGACATCGAGCTCACTGTACTCTCCACTAATTTGTGTTAAATATTGATTAGCTAAATTCAACTCATGTTCAGCAATTCTGAGGGCTTCAGTAATACATCTGTTATTATTAAGGTCTCGCACAAGGAGACTAAACTGGTTTGGGGTCGGACCTGCCTGCCAAAATTCTTCTAGCTCTTGCCCTGTCAACTCATTCTTTTCCATTAATAAAATTACGGGTAAAGTAATAATGCCTTCAGTAAGGTCTTTCCCTCGTGGTTTTTCGCTAGAACCCATGGGTACAGTATAATCCATTACATCATCGATGATTTGGTAAGCTCTACCCAAATGAAGTCCATAATTTTTTAAAGCTGCTGCCGATTTACAAGACTTTCCATTCCCTGAACTTAAGATAGCACCGGACTCACAACAAGCTGCAAGTAGTGCAGCTGTTTTATATTCAATCACTTTAAAATAAATTTCTCTAGAAATACCACTTTTAAAGGCGTTATTTAACTGAATAAGCTCTCCTTGACACATTTTACTGATGGCATCGGTAAATAGAGCCATAATTTTGGGAGAATCAATCATAGCAAGAATTGAAAAAGCCTTTGAAAATAAATAATCACCAACTAGCACGGCTGATTTATTACCCCAGTAATAATTTACAGTTTGTTTCCCCCGTCGATAGTCAGAATTATCTATGATATCATCGTGGACCAAAGAAGCTAGGTGAATCAACTCAGAAGCCATGGCAGTTTTCAATACCCTATCTTTATCAACTTGATGAATATTGGCTGATAAATATACAAGGACGGGTCGAAAAAGCTTTCCTTGTCTTGATAAAAGATGATTAATGATAGATTGAACTTCTGTATCTCCATCGTTAAGCAATGTTTCTTGTAAGTTTTGGAGTATTAGAGACTTAAAATTGGCGATTTGGGGATTGTTGTTATCGATAGATTTCACAATTTATCACTCCAAGTTTAAAATTTATACTTAATCCTAGTATTAGCAATAATTGGTCATTTTATCTAAACTGAGTTAATTCTAATATTACTCAGACAATAATTTTATACAATGTCTAAATAAAAGCGCTTTATTATTTCGTTGTTGATAATGTGGATTTTACAGTTATCAACATGCAATAACTTTGTACATCAAATAAAAAACCCGACCATAGTCTGGTCGGGTTAATCTAAGAAAGTTAAAAATGAAATTGTTGTTTGAGAAATTAATAGAACAATTAAACCAGCAGTTAGTACTCCTGTACTTATTATCCAAAATGAATCTTTTTTGGGTATTTGAAAAATATAAGAAGCCAGGCAAGCTGTCCATGCTCCGGTAGTAGGAAAGGGGATTGCTACAAAAAAGAATAACACGTATTTTCCATACTTTAAATACCTATCTCTACGTGCTAGGACTCTGTCAATAGATTTTTCGTAAATTAATCGAATTCCGGGTAAAGAACGAAAGAATGGATCAAGCAAGTTTAATATCACGATTAAAGGTAAGATTATAGCTATATTACCTAGTGCACTAAATATAAATGCCTGAATAGGATGAAATCCTAGAGAAATTCCTAAAGGAATTCCCCCTCTAATTTCCACTACAGGTAGCATTGAAAAGACGATAACTTTCAATACATCAATTAAATAATTAAGATCTAACATGACAAGACCCTCGCGTTTTATTTATTGTATTTGTATTTACGGTGATTCAAAAGTTATTACAATTACTTGGATAATCACTTGTAAAATTCTAGCTAAATTTTCCCTTAATATCATAGCTTTGTCAACCTAAATAGTAAAATTGCACAAAGATTACAATTTACTGGTTTAACTCTGTTAGTAAGTAGTCTTCAATTTCATTTACATAATCAAAATTTTGAGCATTTATATATATTGATTCTAGATCTTGCCTGATTTCAATCATCTCTTCCAATTTTTCAAGGGCTTTATCAATTAATTGCTGATACTGATTAAGACTGTACTGCCTTTCTGCAGACAAATATGAAGGTAAATCAACTGAATTTCTAAGGTTAAGAGTTTCAAAATTGATGTTATTATTTTGTTCATTTTCTGGGAATTTGTGATATTGATTGGACCTAAAACACCCTACACCATAGTCTGGAAGGTAAATGCAGTCAATTTGTTCTGGATTAAGTCCACACAAAAAAACAGTGATTCGATGATTTTGCTTCTGAAGTTCTTTTAAAACATTTTTAAACAGGAGATCAGTTTCTGGATAATAATCATCATTAACAGCAATCAGATGAGAAGCATTGGCAAGTATATTGGGTAGAAAATTTATATAACCCTGAGGAGTCAAAGCACTGGCAAATAAATATCGGCTTTTTCCTGGCAAGTTGTTGTGAACATACGGATCTGACAGTTTGTTTCGGTGAGAATTTAAGCTAGATACAATGAAACTTTCTAACTCATGTAGAAACTTATTACTTAGCTTAAAACCGTAGATCGTTTTGAGTCTCGATCTAGTGGTATTGGCCTGTTTTAGATAATTGTAGCTGACAGAAAATAATTTTTTTACTTGATTTTGGATTGATTTGATTGTTTTTTTATTTATTTTCAAATTTGATTTGTTCAAATTTTTACCTAGATCAATTATTTCCTCTACAGCACCAGGTGAACGTGGGTCAATTACGTGAGGAAAAGTACCATCAATTACTGCTTTGTTTTTTTTGGGCAACATTATTCCGTCAAGGGAATTGCTATCAGAAGCACAATAAATTTGCTCTACGGCATATGCACGTTCAGTGAATTTTTTAGCTAAATTTTTCATTAAAGTTGATTTACCGGTACCTGGACCTCCTTTAAAAATATAAATCCTATCCGGATTTTCTAAAATATAATCAAATAGTGAATAAAATCCTTGGCTGGTATTTCCACCGGCAAAGTAATAGGGAATGATCTTAGTATTCATAATTAACCTCCTTTCCCCAGCTGATACCCCTCAAAGATTCGATTTTAGCTCCTTATAAGAATAAAACAAGCTATACGGGGTATTTTAAATGATACAGGATGATTCCTGAGCTATATCAAACCTGATTTATTATATTTCAAATGAAAGTTATTGTGAAAAACTCAAGAATCCTTTGTTTGATAGGATGTGTATTATGTGTATTGATTTCAGGAGGGTAATGAATTGACTAAAGTAATAATCTCGGGGGGAGGTTGGGCCGGTTGTGCTGCAGCTATTGCAGCTCTAAAACAAGGTGCAGAAGTGAGTATTCTGGAAAGAACGGATATGTTATTGGGTTCCGGTCTAGTCGGAGGGATTATGAGAAATAACGGTAGGTATACTGCTGCAGAAGAAGCTATTAATATGGGTGGAGGAGATTTATTTAAACTCATAGATGAGACAACCAGACATAAAAATGTAGATTTTCCCGGACACCAACATGCTAGTCTTTATGATATAGCCAGTATAGAACCAGTAATCAGGGATTTTTTAGTCCAAAATGGTGTCCAACTACATTTAAATGTTACTGCTAGAGATGTAAATCTCAAAGAAGATAAAATTGAATCTTTAATAACTGGTCATGGAGAAGTCCAAGGAGATGTGTTTATAGACACTACAGGCACAGCAGGACCTATGAAAAATTGCATTAAATATGGAAATGGCTGTGCTCAATGCATCTACAGATGCAGTAGCTTTGGAGAGCGAGTAAGTATCACTGCTCAAGCAGGTATACAAGAAATAACAGGTAAAAATTCCGATGGCACTCAAGGGGCTATGAGTGGATCTTGTAAGCTATTGAAAGATTCATTAAGTGAAGACATAGTGCATCAATTAGATAGCACAGGTACTGCTATAGTATCGATTCCACAAGAACTTTTAGAAAGTGATGACTTTACAAAGAAAAAAGCTTGTCAGCAATATGCTTTAAAGGAATACTATGACAATATTATTCTTTTGGATACAGGTCATGCCAAATTGATGACTCCATTTTTTCCTATTGAATATTTAAGGAAGATTCCTGGTTTTGAGAAAGCCAGATTTGAAGATCCTTATGCTGGAGGAGTAGGCAATTCCATTAGATATATGGCTTTAGCTCCCAGAGATAATTACTTAAATGTTCAAGGAATTAAAAATTTATTTTGTGCTGGAGAGAAATCGGGTTTACTAGTAGGTCATACAGAAGCGATTATAACAGGTACCCTGGCCGGTTTTAATGCTGTACGTTATGGGTTAGATGATGAACTAATTGAAATTCCCCGTTCTACTATGTGTGGCGAAGCTATTGCTTATGTAGGTGAGCAAATGACTACTGAAGAAGGTAGAGCTATCAAGTATACTTTTTCGGGTTCAGTATTATTTGATTACTTAAATCAATGGGGATACTATACCACCGATCACGAAATCATTGAAGATAGAATCGAACAAGCAGGTTTTAAGGATATTTTCAAATAAGCAGTATTAAAGTTGAATGTTGGTATGTAAATTTTCAATTTCAACAACTAAATATTACATAGCCTTCGAATAAGAAAAATGATCCCTGGAGAATTAGCAATCTTATAAAGTAAAGTAACTTATCAAGCGTGGTGAAATATATTAAAACCACGCTTTTTTTGTATTTAGATATTTTATCTGCTATACTAAAAAATACCAATTAAACTGGCCAAAGGAGGAACAGAATGAGCTTATACCAGCAGTTATCTTTATATTACGATGAACTGTTTCCAGTCAAAATGAACAAAGTTCATTGGATCTGGGATAAACTAGGACTACAAAAGAAGGATAAAATCTTAGATCTGGGCTGTGGTACAGGGGATTATGTGCTATCATTTGCCAAGCAGGACATTTATTCTTACGGGATTGATAACGATCATGGCATGATAGATATGGCTATTAATAAAATTCAAAAAAATGAAATTACAGGGGCTCATGTAGCAGTAGGAGATATGTTACAAGATTATCCCTTTAATGAAAAATTTAATGGGATTTTTTGTATCGGAAACACTTTGCCCCATGTTAACAGCTTTGAAGATGTTTATCAGTGTTTACAAATAGCATATAATTATTTAAATCCAAAAGGTCGGCTGCTAGTTCAGACTGTGAACTTTGATCAGGATGGGGCTGATTCAAAAGAATTTCCAGTATTAACTGCCAGAAAAGGGCAGGTGAAATTTTACCGTCAATATCGCCCTCATAATGAGAGAGAAGATAAAGTATTATTTGAAACTTTGTTACAAATCACGGATAATCATGAAAACTACCAAGATGAGACCGAACTGCTAATACTAACTAAAGATAAATTAACTTCAATGCTTGAAAGAGCAGGTTTTCAAGTAAAAAACAGCTATTGCGGCTTTGAAGAACAGATCTGGAATCAAAATTGTTCAAGCACAGTAATTCTGGCCGAAAAAATGTAATTTATAGCTACATAGAATTCATTCCCAAAAATAGAATAATAAAGCAGGAATTTATAAATCAAAGTCGAATATTAATAATAGTAATTTTTATTTCTGAAAAAGAGGTGAAAGATAATGTGGAAATGTGAAGTTTGTAATTTAATTCTTGATGTAGAAGAAGCACCGGAAAAATGTCCGAGATGCGGTGCACCCAAGGAAAAATTCATGGAACTAACTGGAGAGTCCCAGGAAAAAGTCGAAAAATCAAGGGAAACAAATGCTTTATTAATGGAACTTTGTGAACTAATGGAACAGGCTGAGAATATTTCAGAAGAGGGGATAGAAATTAATCTTGACCCCGGTTGCCTTGCCTTGTTTAAACAGGCCAAAGAACAGGCTAATGTTCTCAAGCAGTCATCAAAGGCGGAAATTGAAGTTCATGTTGGAAAAGGAAAATGGGGATAAATTACTAGGAAAAAGGCGGCCTTGTGAAAAGGTTCGCCTTTTTTCCTTTATGGAAATATTTAAAAATTATTTTCAATTTCTGGGGGTAACTATAAAATATTAGCAAGGTAAAAAATATATAATGAGGTGATACAATGGAGGTAGGAATTCTAGAGATTGACATCAGTATAGGTGGAATTAGGTCTTTGAAAGAAAAACGGAAAATTTTAAAGAGCACTATCACCAGACTTAAAAACAAATTTAATTTGTCAGTGGCAGAAGTTGGTTATCATGATAAATGGCAGCGGGCGACTTTAGGTGTAGCGGCTGTCAGTACTGATAAAAGATATTTAGATAAAATTTTACAAAAGTCCATTGATATGTTAGAAAAAGAAGGACATTTTGAACTTATAGATTACCAAATGTATTTTTGGTAAAATAAATATTTAGTGTAAAAATGTGAAATAAGAATTAAGTCCTAAAACCTATGTTATAATAATAGTACCCGATATTAATCCTGCTAATATGGGAGGGTAGATATATTATAATGGTTACCCAAAAGGATGAAAAATTAGATGAAGGAAGATTAAATGAAATAAAAGATTATTTTAAATGGAAGACAGCAATTGAAATGGGTTTAGGAGGGAAAGTTCTGAAACATGGTTGGGCAAACCTAACTGCCGAGGAGTCAGGTAAGATAGGTGGTATAGTATCTAAAAAAATTAAAAAATACTATTCTAAAAAACATTAAGGTTAAAATACTCCTAGATTGATTATGGCGAAAAAATCAACAAGTATAGAAGGGAGAGGAGTATTACTCATGATAGAGACCGTATCAATTTCTATAGCCTTTGCAGCCGGATTATTATTTTTCTTTAGTCCATGCGTATGGCCTATGTATCCGGCTTATATATCATATATTGCGGGTTCTTCAATTGGAGACGTAAAAGACGGGTTAAATAAAACGAAAGTTATGGTAAATGCACTGGGCTTTGTAGCTGGATTTACTTTGGTGTTTGTTCTGCTTGGGGCAACGGCTACGGGGATAGGTGAATTTTTAGATGAACGACAGAACTATTTTCGAGTTGGTGCTGGTATTTTAATCATCTTATTCGGGCTACAATTGGGTGGTTTTTATAGATTACCCTTTCTTAATAAAGAAAAAAAGATCAATTTTATACCACAAAACCCAGGCTTTTTTTCATCGGCTGTTTTTGGAACAACTTTTGCTTTTGCATGGAGTCCTTGTACTACTGCTATTTTATTTTCAATACTCTTATACGCAAGTCAATCAGATACGGTTTATCAGGGAATGGTATTACTAGCGATCTTTTCCATGGGTTTTTCCATTCCATTCTTATTACTTGCTTATTTTATGCGATTACTTCATCCACGCTTGAGCAAGTTTAGTAAATATTTGCCTTTGTTAAATAAAATTGGCGGTAGCTTATTAATAGTTATTGGATTTTTAGTCCTTTTTGATAAGTTTGCAGATATTAGTTTATGGCTGTTTAACTTGGTTAATTAAAGGGGGGAGTATCAAAATGTTCTTAAAAAAATCATTATTGATAATTCTGCTATTAGTTCTGATGACTGGCTCTTTCCTTTTGTCGGGATGTAATCCAGATATATTGCTAGATGATGAAAAGGAGGCCAAGGAAGAAGAGGAGAAGGAAACTAATGATTTTGAATTTGAAGGAACTGACGATGATCTTGACGAAGTAGAGTTTGAGGTTTCTTCTCATACTCTCCAAAATTTAGATGGGGATGAAGTAACAGTACCGGATGATTTGGAGGATATAGTCTTAATTAAATTTTGGCAAAGTACTTGTCCTTTGTGTTTAGAGGAGATGGACGCAACTCAGAAGTTACATGATCAAGTAAAAGAAGACGATGATATGGGAATATATACCATCAATGTTATGGAAGATCCTGACGAAATTACTTCATTTATGGAAAACGAGGGTTATAAATTCCCTGTTCTTTTTGATTCAGATGGTGACATGACGGAAGACTACCAGGTCGTGGGCTTTCCTGTTCAATATCTTGTTAATCAAGA encodes the following:
- the argS gene encoding arginine--tRNA ligase: MEIFRQKIAELLLEETGLDLEDIKENVEVPPDRNLGDFAFPCFKLAKIKKKNPAQIASEIVENIEAGEYFSAIEATGPYINFTCNLEKLNQDTLERIYTQGRGYGKSSEGDGKTVVIDFSSPNIAKPFGFGHLRSTVIGNSLANVYETLGYNVERINHLGDWGTQFGNLIAAYLKWGNEQELEKDPIEYLYDLYVKFHEEMEEDPSLKDEGREWFRKLEEGDETAEKLWEWFREMSLKDFERIYRKLGVKFDSNKGEAFYNDKLEDTIETIKDSGIATYSQGALIVDLNEENLPPCLLKKQDGATLYITRDLTAAFYRYENYQFDKALYVVGADQELHFNQMFNVLKKMGCDWAENMEHVPFGLIRFQDRKMSTRKGNMVYLEDVLEKAKQLALETIREKNPELDNQEDIAEMVGVGAVIFGDLSNDRVKEVNFDWDKILDFNGETAPYLQYTHARICSVLKKADITPEYDKDIVKHLQSDYEKNVIQLLAGFTDALKRTRDANKPHILARYLLDLGREFNRFYNHCPILNETEEVKQARLILIDAVRQVLANGLGIMGIKAPEAM
- a CDS encoding pyruvate kinase alpha/beta domain-containing protein — protein: METLITFENSGQDNTNRALELAVERGKELGVTDYIVASNNGDTALILADLLKDQEANINCVTHHVGFKEPGQDEMSQENREKLSNQGISVLTTTHLFANIERAVTNEFGGLYPGGIVSATLRCFGQGVKVTFEISTMALDAGLIPYGKKVIAIGGSGRGADSAVVITPAHGKDFFKTSLHEIICKPAL
- a CDS encoding tetraprenyl-beta-curcumene synthase family protein produces the protein MQFKSLSLMIFKVLPFVNRELNYWYDVISNASSDFLSEQGQLSIKFKKFHCQGGSVYSLYKGSFDEDVARFIVAFQTISDYLDNLCDRSGIYEERSFAKLHQAMLDIFNTDEVNLSVSGEGYYKYYPHTDDDSYLINLVQTCRQELSKFKEIDLVRDDLYFYTKLYTELQIYKHLELDKRESKLKSWHEHYTTKLNSAGNLYWWEFASASGSTLLIFALIALMSKNYDETSHRSILNCYFPWICGLHILLDYLIDQEEDYREQDLNFVFFYPNKEMMLTRLKYFVNKSLESIKELPNADFHKMVVKGLLALYLSDPKIESQGMELLRNDLLSTGGSDTLMLYKVCKSLRRVGVI
- a CDS encoding polyprenyl synthetase family protein, translated to MKSIDNNNPQIANFKSLILQNLQETLLNDGDTEVQSIINHLLSRQGKLFRPVLVYLSANIHQVDKDRVLKTAMASELIHLASLVHDDIIDNSDYRRGKQTVNYYWGNKSAVLVGDYLFSKAFSILAMIDSPKIMALFTDAISKMCQGELIQLNNAFKSGISREIYFKVIEYKTAALLAACCESGAILSSGNGKSCKSAAALKNYGLHLGRAYQIIDDVMDYTVPMGSSEKPRGKDLTEGIITLPVILLMEKNELTGQELEEFWQAGPTPNQFSLLVRDLNNNRCITEALRIAEHELNLANQYLTQISGEYSELDVLFSMKSQLLQRVNKLQSVTAEI
- a CDS encoding COG2426 family protein, which encodes MLDLNYLIDVLKVIVFSMLPVVEIRGGIPLGISLGFHPIQAFIFSALGNIAIILPLIVILNLLDPFFRSLPGIRLIYEKSIDRVLARRDRYLKYGKYVLFFFVAIPFPTTGAWTACLASYIFQIPKKDSFWIISTGVLTAGLIVLLISQTTISFLTFLD
- a CDS encoding FAD-dependent oxidoreductase; translation: MTKVIISGGGWAGCAAAIAALKQGAEVSILERTDMLLGSGLVGGIMRNNGRYTAAEEAINMGGGDLFKLIDETTRHKNVDFPGHQHASLYDIASIEPVIRDFLVQNGVQLHLNVTARDVNLKEDKIESLITGHGEVQGDVFIDTTGTAGPMKNCIKYGNGCAQCIYRCSSFGERVSITAQAGIQEITGKNSDGTQGAMSGSCKLLKDSLSEDIVHQLDSTGTAIVSIPQELLESDDFTKKKACQQYALKEYYDNIILLDTGHAKLMTPFFPIEYLRKIPGFEKARFEDPYAGGVGNSIRYMALAPRDNYLNVQGIKNLFCAGEKSGLLVGHTEAIITGTLAGFNAVRYGLDDELIEIPRSTMCGEAIAYVGEQMTTEEGRAIKYTFSGSVLFDYLNQWGYYTTDHEIIEDRIEQAGFKDIFK
- a CDS encoding class I SAM-dependent methyltransferase; the encoded protein is MSLYQQLSLYYDELFPVKMNKVHWIWDKLGLQKKDKILDLGCGTGDYVLSFAKQDIYSYGIDNDHGMIDMAINKIQKNEITGAHVAVGDMLQDYPFNEKFNGIFCIGNTLPHVNSFEDVYQCLQIAYNYLNPKGRLLVQTVNFDQDGADSKEFPVLTARKGQVKFYRQYRPHNEREDKVLFETLLQITDNHENYQDETELLILTKDKLTSMLERAGFQVKNSYCGFEEQIWNQNCSSTVILAEKM
- a CDS encoding rubredoxin-like domain-containing protein, with product MWKCEVCNLILDVEEAPEKCPRCGAPKEKFMELTGESQEKVEKSRETNALLMELCELMEQAENISEEGIEINLDPGCLALFKQAKEQANVLKQSSKAEIEVHVGKGKWG
- a CDS encoding DUF503 domain-containing protein, which produces MEVGILEIDISIGGIRSLKEKRKILKSTITRLKNKFNLSVAEVGYHDKWQRATLGVAAVSTDKRYLDKILQKSIDMLEKEGHFELIDYQMYFW
- a CDS encoding small, acid-soluble spore protein, alpha/beta type; this translates as MVTQKDEKLDEGRLNEIKDYFKWKTAIEMGLGGKVLKHGWANLTAEESGKIGGIVSKKIKKYYSKKH
- a CDS encoding cytochrome c biogenesis CcdA family protein; the protein is MIETVSISIAFAAGLLFFFSPCVWPMYPAYISYIAGSSIGDVKDGLNKTKVMVNALGFVAGFTLVFVLLGATATGIGEFLDERQNYFRVGAGILIILFGLQLGGFYRLPFLNKEKKINFIPQNPGFFSSAVFGTTFAFAWSPCTTAILFSILLYASQSDTVYQGMVLLAIFSMGFSIPFLLLAYFMRLLHPRLSKFSKYLPLLNKIGGSLLIVIGFLVLFDKFADISLWLFNLVN